Proteins encoded within one genomic window of Oncorhynchus masou masou isolate Uvic2021 chromosome 1, UVic_Omas_1.1, whole genome shotgun sequence:
- the si:dkey-191c17.2 gene encoding uncharacterized protein si:dkey-191c17.2: protein MLLNRPLAGTGEEVGLQGSIRVNVELQYKLGEKTEARLQEKGAWCIEEVTIREHYYDTESFYLASQQTWLSKQGSQWRMIIGNNPYSSNNMPPEPESQAAGSGCPSTVWGEKLCVDRDETEGPKGCEDNPLSIPEIGQIQGQPCPPAPQYRELTGHTPIIQHLAHCLGVPVRDQESCSSTEAMKAFLELAGIQSYGSWTRARRMEYKLHGDDCTLVVQKNHTVGGSANNETALVSMRADILHIGHELEKMEKVAAELDLRPLSPN, encoded by the coding sequence ATGTTGCTGAACAGACCACTAGCAGGAACAGGTGAAGAGGTGGGACTCCAGGGATCCATCAGGGTGAACGTGGAGCTGCAGTACAAGCTGGGAGAGAAGACCGAGGCACGGCTGCAGGAGAAGGGGGCATGGTGTATCGAAGAGGTCACCATTAGAGAGCATTACTACGACACAGAGAGCTTCTACCTGGCTTCTCAGCAGACTTGGCTAAGCAAACAGGGCAGTCAGTGGAGAATGATAATAGGTAACAATCCATACTCTTCCAACAATATGCCACCAGAGCCAGAGAGTCAGGCTGCTGGCTCTGGATGTCCCTCTACAGTCTGGGGAGAGAAGCTATGTGTGGATAGAGATGAAACAGAAGGGCCAAAGGGCTGTGAGGACAACCCCCTTTCTATTCCAGAGATAGGACAGATCCAGGGTCAGCCCTGTCCTCCTGCACCCCAGTACAGGGAGCTGACTGGCCACACTCCCATCATCCAGCACCTGGCTCACTGCTTAGGGGTCCCAGTGAGAGATCAGGAGAGCTGCAGCAGCACTGAGGCCATGAAGGCCTTCCTGGAGCTGGCAGGGATCCAGAGTTATGGCAGCTGGACAAGGGCCAGGAGGATGGAGTACAAGCTGCATGGTGATGACTGCACACTGGTGGTGCAGAAGAACCACACAGTGGGAGGATCTGCAAACAATGAAACTGCACTGGTGTCCATGAGGGCAGATATTTTACATATTGGCCATGAACTGGAGAAGATGGAAAAAGTGGCTGCAGAGCTTGACCTAAGGCCCTTATCTCCCAACTGA
- the LOC135540774 gene encoding zinc finger and BTB domain-containing protein 34-like, translated as MDDGSAYIEFDVPEFSNTVLNQLNDLRLQGKLCDIIVHIQGQPFRAHKAVLAASSPYFRDHSALGTMSGLSISVIKNPDVFEQLLAFCYTGRMSLQLKDVISFLTAASFLQMQAVIDKCTQILEGIHSKISSATSPDEGSQASRNGVKDSSLFINPTQISPPYYSRHSIEARSELAAGKGHGRARHQEEGQSDRGSSDGVSEQEAATEGETEQVELIGKDGQVTDVHVKLEKTDRPSYSDSSSAGDDGYHTELVDGEQVLAVSVGSYGPVIQAAGYTYSGLSSPCFVSLSSSSPSRSMLSGFRGGRARAKRPPVAVPAEVLSQIKPGNAEDSSEAVLGQAGFENDVQERSLRSQWYPYNERLLCIYCGKSFNQKGSLDRHMRLHMGITPFVCKFCGKKYTRKDQLEYHIRGHTDNKPFHCQICGKCFPFQGTLNQHLRKKHLGATEGTNQMDSPERTERSSGQKDPEDASEGMAFETQYVEEAPATDMEESSKCSPEEAQASRCDF; from the coding sequence ATGGATGACGGCAGCGCCTACATAGAGTTTGACGTGCCAGAGTTCAGCAACACCGTCCTCAACCAGCTCAACGACTTGCGTCTGCAGGGGAAGCTATGTGACATTATCGTTCACATCCAGGGCCAACCGTTCCGGGCCCACAAGGCCGTGCTGGCGGCCAGCTCACCGTACTTCCGCGACCACTCAGCCCTGGGAACCATGAGCGGCCTGTCCATCTCCGTCATCAAGAACCCTGATGTGTTTGAGCAGCTGCTGGCCTTCTGCTACACTGGCCGCATGTCCCTGCAGCTCAAAGATGTCATCAGCTTCCTCACAGCAGCCAGCTTCTTGCAGATGCAGGCAGTCATTGACAAGTGCACCCAGATCCTGGAGGGAATCCACTCCAAGATCAGCAGCGCCACCAGCCCAGACGAGGGCTCCCAGGCCAGCCGCAACGGTGTTAAAGACAGCAGCCTCTTCATCAACCCCACACAGATCTCCCCCCCTTACTACTCCAGACACAGCATAGAGGCCCGCTCTGAGCTAGCAGCAGGGAAAGGCCATGGCAGGGCGCGGCACCAGGAGGAGGGCCAGTCAGACCGCGGCAGCAGTGACGGTGTGTCAGAGCAGGAGGCAGCCACGGAGGGAGAGACTGAGCAGGTGGAGCTGATTGGGAAGGACGGCCAGGTGACAGACGTGCATGTGAAGCTGGAAAAGACGGACCGGCCCAGCTACTCCGACAGCTCCTCGGCAGGCGACGATGGCTACCACACAGAGCTGGTGGATGGAGAGCAGGTGCTGGCTGTCAGTGTGGGCTCCTATGGTCCTGTCATCCAGGCAGCTGGCTACACTTACTCAGGCCTGTCATCTCCCTGCTTCGTGAGCCTCAGCAGCTCCAGCCCCTCCCGCTCCATGCTCAGTGGCTTCAGGGGCGGCCGGGCCAGAGCCAAGCGCCCCCCTGTAGCCGTCCCAGCAGAGGTCCTGAGTCAGATCAAACCAGGAAACGCAGAGGACAGCAGCGAAGCCGTGTTGGGTCAAGCAGGCTTTGAGAATGACGTCCAGGAACGGAGCCTGCGCAGCCAGTGGTACCCCTACAACGAGAGGCTCCTCTGCATCTACTGCGGCAAGTCCTTCAATCAGAAGGGCAGCCTGGACCGCCACATGCGCCTGCACATGGGAATCACACCCTTCGTCTGCAAGTTCTGCGGCAAGAAGTACACTCGCAAGGACCAGCTGGAGTACCACATCCGCGGCCACACGGACAACAAGCCCTTCCACTGTCAGATCTGTGGCAAGTGCTTCCCTTTCCAGGGAACCCTCAACCAGCACTTGAGGAAGAAGCACTTGGGGGCCACAGAGGGCACCAATCAAATGGACTCTCCAGAGAGAACGGAGAGGAGCTCCGGTCAGAAAGACCCAGAGGATGCCTCTGAGGGGATGGCCTTTGAGACGCAGTATGTTGAGGAGGCTCCGGCCACTGACATGGAGGAGAGCTCAAAGTGTAGCCCTGAGGAAGCCCAGGCATCCAGGTGTGATTTTTAG